A part of Pararoseomonas sp. SCSIO 73927 genomic DNA contains:
- the sppA gene encoding signal peptide peptidase SppA has protein sequence MATPSPWPAPQPPAAAPPVSAAPLPGIQGGLEADLLLDRRRLKRSRGLWRLLAVLAVIGGLGLAAAALDEDGPSSLAGFAAGPHVLRLTVSGTITDDRRLVEAIERAAKSDSVRGMILAVDSPGGTVAGGEALHAALARFRAAKPLVATFGGTAASAGYMIAMPAERIFAREGSVTGSIGVLLQSFDAEGAMRSLGLRAEAITSGALKDQPSPFRPLTEEGRAALRAVVQDLYDQFVRRVAEGRRMPEDRVRALADGRIMTGRQALSAGLVDAIGGEREARAHLATAHSIAEDLPVRDLRARDLRERTFGASIGTALGETLAAALPPMVKTLISEGLGAPLHVDGAGTLWQPPR, from the coding sequence ATGGCAACGCCCTCTCCCTGGCCCGCGCCCCAGCCCCCGGCCGCCGCGCCCCCGGTCTCCGCGGCCCCCTTGCCCGGGATCCAGGGCGGGCTGGAGGCCGACCTGCTGCTGGACCGCCGGCGCCTGAAGCGCAGCCGCGGGCTGTGGCGCCTTCTCGCCGTCCTGGCCGTGATCGGCGGGCTCGGGCTGGCCGCCGCGGCGCTGGACGAGGACGGGCCGTCGTCCCTCGCCGGCTTCGCCGCCGGCCCGCATGTTCTCCGCCTCACCGTGTCCGGCACCATCACGGATGACCGCCGGCTGGTGGAGGCGATCGAGCGGGCCGCGAAATCCGATTCGGTCCGCGGCATGATCCTGGCGGTGGACAGCCCCGGCGGCACCGTGGCGGGCGGGGAGGCCCTGCACGCCGCCCTGGCCCGCTTCCGCGCCGCCAAACCGCTGGTGGCCACCTTCGGCGGCACCGCCGCCTCGGCCGGCTACATGATCGCCATGCCCGCCGAGCGCATCTTCGCCAGGGAAGGCAGCGTGACCGGCTCCATCGGCGTGCTGCTGCAGTCCTTCGACGCGGAGGGCGCCATGCGCAGCCTCGGGCTGCGGGCGGAGGCCATCACCTCCGGCGCGCTGAAGGACCAGCCCAGCCCCTTCCGGCCGCTGACGGAGGAGGGCCGCGCCGCGCTGCGCGCCGTGGTGCAGGACCTCTACGACCAGTTCGTCCGCCGCGTGGCGGAGGGCCGCCGCATGCCGGAGGACCGGGTGCGGGCGCTGGCCGATGGCCGCATCATGACCGGCCGCCAGGCGCTCTCCGCCGGGCTGGTGGACGCCATCGGCGGGGAGAGGGAGGCCCGCGCCCACCTCGCCACGGCCCACAGCATCGCCGAGGACCTGCCGGTGCGCGACCTGCGCGCCCGCGACCTGCGGGAGCGCACCTTCGGCGCATCCATTGGCACGGCGCTGGGCGAGACCCTGGCCGCCGCTCTGCCGCCCATGGTGAAAACCCTGATTTCAGAAGGGCTTGGCGCGCCGCTGCACGTTGACGGCGCGGGGACGCTTTGGCAGCCTCCGCGTTGA
- the ihfB gene encoding integration host factor subunit beta — MTKSELIAALAAANPHLRQPDVELIVATIFEEITAALSRGDRVELRGFGAFSAKKRDARTGRNPRTGESVAVSGKAVPYFKPGKELRERVNGGPLQSPRQTAASTAASKAPSAKAPSKAAEG, encoded by the coding sequence ATGACGAAGTCGGAACTTATCGCGGCCCTGGCGGCGGCCAACCCCCATCTGCGCCAGCCGGACGTGGAGCTGATCGTGGCCACGATCTTCGAGGAGATCACCGCCGCGCTCTCCCGCGGGGACCGGGTGGAGTTGCGGGGCTTCGGTGCCTTCTCCGCCAAGAAGCGGGATGCCCGGACCGGCCGCAACCCCCGCACGGGCGAGTCCGTTGCGGTCTCCGGCAAGGCCGTTCCCTACTTCAAGCCCGGCAAGGAGCTGCGCGAGAGGGTCAATGGCGGCCCGCTGCAGAGCCCGCGCCAGACTGCCGCCTCCACCGCCGCCTCGAAGGCCCCCTCGGCCAAGGCCCCCTCGAAGGCCGCGGAAGGCTGA
- a CDS encoding ABC transporter ATP-binding protein, with protein sequence MLEVEGLRAGYGSAEVLFDVNLRVGQGEVVTLLGRNGMGKTTTVRAIMGLNPPRGGRVRFRGAVVSGLPPEGVARRGIGLVPEGRQVFPTLTVRENLVATAADREKARHPWTLERVFTLFPRLRERAGQSARTLSGGEQQMLAIGRALMTNPHLLILDEATEGLAPVIRAEIWTTLAELKAEGQAILLIDKTLAALRRLADRHTVLEKGRTVWEGSGAELDRDFARVKAWIGV encoded by the coding sequence ATGCTGGAGGTGGAGGGGCTGCGCGCCGGCTATGGCAGCGCGGAGGTGCTGTTCGACGTGAACCTGCGCGTGGGCCAGGGTGAGGTAGTGACGCTGCTCGGCCGCAACGGCATGGGCAAGACGACCACGGTGCGCGCCATCATGGGCCTGAACCCGCCGCGCGGCGGGCGGGTGAGGTTCCGGGGCGCCGTGGTCTCCGGCCTGCCGCCGGAGGGCGTGGCGCGGCGCGGCATCGGGCTGGTGCCGGAAGGGCGACAGGTCTTCCCGACGCTGACGGTGCGGGAGAACCTCGTCGCCACCGCCGCAGATCGGGAGAAGGCGCGCCATCCCTGGACGCTGGAGCGGGTCTTCACCCTGTTCCCGCGCCTGCGGGAGCGCGCGGGGCAGTCGGCCCGCACTCTCTCGGGCGGGGAGCAGCAGATGCTGGCCATCGGCCGCGCGCTGATGACCAACCCGCACCTGCTCATCCTGGACGAGGCGACGGAGGGGCTGGCGCCGGTGATCCGGGCGGAGATCTGGACGACGCTGGCCGAGCTCAAGGCGGAGGGCCAGGCGATCCTGCTGATCGACAAGACCCTGGCGGCGCTGCGGCGGCTGGCGGATCGGCACACGGTGCTGGAGAAGGGCCGCACCGTGTGGGAGGGCAGCGGGGCGGAGCTGGACCGCGACTTCGCCCGGGTGAAGGCCTGGATCGGGGTCTAG
- a CDS encoding Smr/MutS family protein — protein MARRPRPVSQAERALWHAYLALNGVAALPGRDAPPPPVPEPPAPPPQPAEAPIPPAHPAAPARVPAIAVGQPGAGMDDRRWRDLRRGKIRPERTLDLHGRRAEEAYGATLSFIRDSHADGVRCVAIVTGKGSGEGGILRRELPHWLNLPSLRPLILGAAHPHRANTGAVHLLLRRRR, from the coding sequence ATGGCCAGACGTCCGCGCCCTGTCTCGCAGGCCGAGCGGGCCCTGTGGCACGCCTACCTCGCCCTGAACGGCGTCGCGGCGCTGCCCGGCCGCGACGCCCCGCCGCCCCCCGTGCCCGAGCCGCCTGCCCCGCCGCCCCAGCCCGCCGAAGCCCCGATCCCGCCGGCCCACCCGGCCGCCCCCGCCCGCGTGCCCGCCATCGCCGTCGGCCAGCCCGGCGCCGGCATGGACGACCGCCGCTGGCGCGACCTCCGCCGCGGCAAGATCCGCCCGGAGCGCACCCTGGACCTCCACGGCCGCCGCGCCGAGGAGGCCTACGGCGCCACCCTCTCCTTCATCCGGGATTCCCATGCGGACGGCGTGCGCTGCGTGGCGATCGTCACCGGCAAAGGCAGCGGGGAGGGCGGGATCCTCCGCCGCGAACTGCCCCACTGGCTCAACCTGCCCTCGCTGCGGCCGCTGATCCTGGGCGCGGCGCACCCGCACCGGGCCAATACGGGGGCGGTCCACCTGCTTCTCCGGCGGCGGCGCTGA
- a CDS encoding lactate utilization protein: protein MASGSDESREAILGAVRRGLRRGALPGDQAAMLDGRLATHPRHLIPARARIGGPEQIALFVKNVEKEFGTVERVEDAASVPAAVADYLAAQNLEPRFVLAPHPALAALPWADRPMLAFETRRALPSDAVSVQHAWAGVAETGTLVFPSGPERPTTLNILPETEIAILRASDILGAYEEAWDRLRAERGGAEPNPNPSGGFMPRNVMLVTGPSRSADIEQTLELGAHGPRRLHVILIEDAPAARTALSEAADPRPAAAREPIARPGEIANPAD from the coding sequence ATGGCCTCAGGTTCCGACGAATCCAGGGAAGCGATCCTCGGCGCCGTCCGGCGCGGGCTGCGCCGCGGTGCATTGCCGGGCGACCAGGCGGCGATGCTGGACGGGCGGCTGGCCACCCATCCCCGCCACCTCATCCCCGCCCGCGCCCGCATCGGCGGCCCGGAGCAGATCGCCCTCTTCGTGAAGAACGTGGAGAAAGAGTTCGGCACGGTGGAGCGGGTGGAGGATGCCGCTTCCGTCCCCGCCGCCGTGGCGGACTACCTGGCCGCGCAGAACCTCGAGCCGCGTTTCGTCCTCGCCCCGCACCCGGCGCTTGCGGCACTGCCCTGGGCGGACCGCCCCATGCTGGCCTTCGAGACGCGCCGCGCCCTGCCCAGCGACGCCGTTTCCGTCCAGCACGCCTGGGCCGGGGTGGCGGAGACGGGCACCCTCGTCTTCCCCTCCGGGCCCGAGCGCCCGACCACCCTCAACATCCTGCCGGAGACGGAGATCGCGATCCTCCGCGCCTCCGACATCCTCGGCGCCTATGAGGAGGCCTGGGACCGCCTGCGCGCCGAGCGCGGCGGTGCCGAGCCCAATCCGAACCCATCGGGCGGCTTCATGCCCCGCAACGTCATGCTCGTCACCGGCCCCTCCCGCTCCGCCGACATCGAGCAGACGCTGGAGCTCGGCGCCCACGGCCCGCGCCGCCTGCACGTCATCCTGATCGAGGACGCGCCCGCCGCCCGTACCGCCCTGTCCGAGGCCGCCGACCCCCGCCCGGCCGCCGCGCGCGAGCCGATCGCCCGCCCCGGCGAGATCGCCAACCCCGCCGACTGA
- a CDS encoding branched-chain amino acid ABC transporter permease, with translation MIRDERAWVVALLVLAAFIPVLAPMLDSPATVGLATRIVIYAIAASSLNLILGHAGLVSFGHAAYFGLGGYAVGILYAHYSSGEPFLGLIPGSNSLLVTMPAAILVGGVGAAIIGALSLRTAGVQFIMITLAFAQMLFFLFVSLKAYGGDDGLAIRRVAPVLGLNLRDAATLFWICLGLLAAWLFLMDRIARSRFGRVLAGVRQGERRMAALGVRTYFYKLVAFVIAGMGAAMAGALMVNYLRFVSPDMMAWTKSGEMMIMVILGGLGTLLGPVIGAAALVTLEYSLSGMTEHWQFVLGPILLLVVLFARGGLMGVVRRLAGRRAPEAEPPQALPAGELTPSQALPETARHG, from the coding sequence ATGATCCGGGACGAACGGGCCTGGGTGGTGGCGCTGCTGGTGCTGGCCGCCTTCATCCCCGTGCTGGCGCCGATGCTGGACAGCCCCGCCACGGTGGGGCTGGCCACGCGCATCGTGATCTACGCGATCGCCGCCTCCTCGCTGAACCTCATCCTCGGCCATGCCGGGCTCGTCTCCTTTGGACACGCGGCCTATTTCGGGCTGGGCGGATACGCGGTGGGGATCCTCTACGCGCATTACAGCTCGGGGGAGCCTTTCCTGGGCCTCATCCCCGGCTCGAACAGCCTGCTGGTGACGATGCCCGCCGCGATCCTCGTCGGCGGCGTGGGGGCGGCGATCATCGGCGCGCTCTCGCTCCGCACGGCGGGGGTGCAATTCATCATGATCACCCTCGCCTTCGCGCAGATGCTCTTCTTCCTCTTCGTCTCGCTGAAGGCCTATGGCGGCGATGACGGGCTGGCGATCCGGCGCGTGGCGCCGGTGCTGGGGCTGAACCTCCGGGACGCGGCGACGCTGTTCTGGATCTGCCTCGGGCTGCTCGCCGCGTGGCTGTTCCTGATGGACCGCATCGCGCGATCCCGCTTCGGGCGGGTGCTGGCCGGCGTGCGGCAGGGGGAGCGGCGGATGGCCGCGCTCGGCGTGCGGACCTACTTCTACAAGCTCGTCGCTTTCGTCATCGCCGGCATGGGCGCGGCGATGGCGGGGGCGCTGATGGTGAACTACCTGCGCTTCGTCTCGCCGGACATGATGGCCTGGACCAAGTCCGGCGAGATGATGATCATGGTGATTCTCGGCGGGCTGGGCACGCTGCTGGGGCCGGTGATCGGCGCCGCGGCGCTGGTGACGCTGGAGTACAGCCTCTCCGGCATGACGGAGCACTGGCAGTTCGTGCTGGGGCCGATCCTGCTGCTGGTCGTGCTCTTCGCGCGCGGCGGGCTGATGGGCGTGGTGCGGCGCCTGGCCGGGCGGCGCGCGCCGGAGGCGGAACCGCCCCAGGCCCTGCCGGCGGGCGAACTGACACCAAGCCAGGCGCTTCCGGAGACCGCGCGACATGGCTGA
- a CDS encoding ABC transporter substrate-binding protein — MNLNRRGLLATGAALGLGASSLARPSLAQGAPLKIGMITTLSGAGGYIGQDIRDAFQLAMEMEGGKLGGTPVQLLVEDDGFRPGQGKQVAERFMKNERVRLLTGIIFSNILGAVVGDVLDAGGIYVSPNASPSNLAGRECHKNFWSVAWQNDSLHESAGQLANNLGQKKMFILAPNYQAGRDALTGFKRLYKGQVAGEVYTRLDQTDYAAEMAQIRAAAPDGVYQFHPGGLGITFLRQYVQAGLLANIPMTLASPSMDATTLSAVGDAAVGINLTSQWNSDLDVPASKRFVAAFQAKYNRIPTFYAQQSFDTALAIGAALKGTGGKVDDTETFYRAMKPASFESTRGKFSFGANNHPVQDWWAIRVENVAGKPALVTKDRVLTDHGDVYAAQCKF, encoded by the coding sequence GATCACCACCCTCTCCGGCGCGGGTGGCTATATCGGGCAGGACATCCGCGACGCCTTCCAGCTGGCGATGGAGATGGAGGGCGGGAAGCTCGGCGGCACGCCGGTCCAGCTGCTGGTCGAGGATGACGGCTTCCGCCCCGGCCAGGGCAAGCAGGTGGCCGAGCGGTTCATGAAGAACGAGCGCGTGCGGCTGCTGACGGGGATCATCTTCTCCAACATCCTCGGCGCCGTGGTGGGCGACGTGCTGGATGCAGGCGGGATCTACGTCTCGCCGAACGCCTCGCCGTCGAACCTCGCGGGCCGGGAGTGCCACAAGAACTTCTGGTCCGTGGCCTGGCAGAACGACAGCCTGCACGAGAGCGCGGGGCAGCTGGCCAACAATCTCGGCCAGAAGAAGATGTTCATTCTGGCGCCGAACTACCAGGCCGGGCGCGACGCGCTGACGGGGTTCAAGCGGCTCTACAAGGGGCAGGTCGCGGGCGAGGTCTACACGCGGCTGGACCAGACGGACTACGCGGCGGAGATGGCGCAGATCCGCGCGGCGGCGCCGGACGGCGTGTACCAGTTCCACCCCGGCGGGCTGGGGATCACCTTCCTGCGGCAGTACGTGCAGGCCGGGCTTCTCGCCAACATTCCGATGACGCTCGCCTCCCCTTCCATGGACGCGACGACGCTTTCGGCGGTGGGCGATGCGGCGGTGGGCATCAATCTCACCAGCCAGTGGAACAGCGATCTCGACGTGCCGGCGAGCAAGCGCTTCGTCGCGGCCTTCCAGGCGAAGTACAACCGCATCCCGACCTTCTACGCGCAGCAGAGCTTCGACACGGCGCTGGCGATCGGCGCGGCGCTGAAGGGCACGGGGGGCAAGGTGGACGACACGGAGACCTTCTACCGCGCGATGAAGCCGGCGAGCTTCGAGAGCACGCGCGGCAAGTTCTCCTTCGGCGCCAACAACCACCCCGTGCAGGACTGGTGGGCGATCCGGGTGGAGAACGTCGCCGGCAAGCCGGCGCTGGTGACGAAGGATCGGGTGCTGACGGACCACGGCGACGTCTACGCGGCCCAGTGCAAGTTCTGA
- a CDS encoding lipopolysaccharide assembly protein LapA domain-containing protein yields the protein MWRALLFLPLLLVIVLFAVSNMQPVQVGLWPFDLTWQTPLALAVLLIAALAFLLGALVAWAAAGPSRRRARARIRAGEAAQAELNELRAREAKRVEAETTARDQAMYSGTGSRAVRVIG from the coding sequence ATGTGGCGCGCGTTGCTGTTCCTGCCCCTCCTCCTCGTCATCGTGCTGTTCGCCGTCTCAAACATGCAGCCCGTGCAGGTCGGCCTCTGGCCCTTCGACCTGACCTGGCAGACCCCGCTGGCGCTGGCGGTGCTGCTGATCGCGGCGCTCGCCTTCCTGCTCGGCGCCCTTGTCGCCTGGGCGGCCGCCGGTCCCTCCCGCCGCCGCGCCCGCGCCCGCATCCGCGCCGGAGAGGCCGCGCAGGCGGAGCTGAACGAGCTGCGCGCAAGGGAGGCCAAGCGGGTGGAGGCCGAGACCACCGCCCGCGACCAGGCGATGTATTCCGGCACGGGCTCCAGGGCCGTGCGCGTCATCGGGTAG
- a CDS encoding branched-chain amino acid ABC transporter permease codes for MALLLEQLLNGVQLGVTLFLLAAGLTLVFGIMGVINLAHGSLYMVGAYAAAVAASSTGSAVVALLAGLAAAAAVGMVVEYAVLRRLYARDHLDQVLATFGLILFFNEGMVLLFGRQPLFVNVPEALRGTVRVLPGVDYPIYRLAIIAVGLLVALGLYVLIQRTRVGMLVRAGATHREMVRALGVDVRLLYTLVFGLGAFLAGLAGVMTGPILSVQVGMGEQILILTFVVVVIGGIGSVRGALFGAVLVGLVDTVLRAYVPGLLRQVMEGSEADALGAGLASMGVYLLMALVLLVKPRGLFPAHA; via the coding sequence GTGGCGCTTCTGCTGGAGCAGTTGCTGAACGGGGTCCAGCTGGGCGTCACGCTCTTCCTGCTGGCGGCAGGGCTGACGCTGGTCTTCGGGATCATGGGCGTGATCAACCTCGCCCACGGCTCCCTCTACATGGTCGGTGCCTACGCGGCGGCGGTGGCGGCCTCCTCCACCGGTTCCGCGGTCGTCGCGCTGCTGGCGGGGCTGGCGGCGGCGGCGGCCGTGGGGATGGTGGTGGAGTACGCCGTGCTGCGAAGGCTCTACGCACGGGACCACCTGGACCAGGTGCTGGCCACCTTCGGGCTGATCCTGTTCTTCAACGAGGGAATGGTGCTGCTGTTCGGCCGCCAACCCCTTTTCGTGAACGTGCCGGAGGCGCTGCGGGGCACGGTCCGCGTGCTGCCGGGCGTGGACTACCCGATTTACCGCCTGGCGATCATCGCGGTGGGGCTACTGGTGGCGCTCGGCCTCTATGTCCTGATCCAGCGGACGCGGGTGGGGATGCTGGTGCGCGCGGGCGCGACGCACCGGGAGATGGTGCGGGCGCTCGGGGTGGATGTCCGGCTGCTCTACACGCTCGTCTTCGGGCTGGGCGCCTTCCTGGCGGGGCTGGCGGGGGTGATGACGGGGCCGATCCTCTCCGTGCAGGTGGGGATGGGGGAGCAGATCCTGATCCTCACCTTCGTCGTCGTCGTCATCGGCGGGATCGGCTCCGTGCGGGGCGCGCTGTTCGGGGCGGTGCTGGTCGGGCTGGTGGACACGGTGCTGCGGGCCTACGTGCCGGGGCTGTTGCGGCAGGTGATGGAAGGGTCTGAGGCGGACGCGCTGGGCGCGGGCCTCGCCTCGATGGGGGTGTACCTGCTGATGGCGCTGGTGCTTCTGGTGAAGCCGCGCGGGCTGTTTCCGGCTCATGCTTGA
- a CDS encoding ABC transporter ATP-binding protein, with translation MAEPPVLSVQNLVKRFGGLTATDKLSLEVLPGELHALIGPNGAGKTTAIGQIMGEITPDKGRILFMGEEVTRLSAPARVARGLARTFQITQLLEDDTAESNVALSVQARAGHSFRFWRDASRDPRLLEPARAALEEVGLSRARWALPVADLSHGERKQLELAVALASRPRMLLLDEPMAGLGASESLRMTEVLRRLKGRIPMLLVEHDMDAVFSLADRLSVLVYGHCIACGAPEAIRQDPQVRAAYLSEEEAV, from the coding sequence ATGGCTGAGCCGCCCGTCCTCTCCGTCCAGAACCTGGTCAAGCGCTTCGGCGGCCTGACCGCGACGGACAAGCTGAGCCTGGAGGTGCTGCCGGGCGAGCTGCACGCGCTGATCGGGCCGAACGGCGCGGGCAAGACCACCGCGATCGGCCAGATCATGGGCGAGATCACGCCCGACAAGGGCCGCATCCTCTTCATGGGGGAGGAGGTCACGCGCCTCTCCGCCCCGGCGCGGGTGGCGCGCGGGCTGGCCCGCACCTTCCAGATCACGCAGTTGCTGGAGGACGACACGGCGGAATCCAACGTCGCGCTGTCCGTGCAGGCGCGGGCCGGGCACTCCTTCCGCTTCTGGCGCGATGCCTCCCGCGATCCGCGGCTGCTGGAGCCGGCGCGGGCGGCGCTGGAGGAGGTGGGGCTCTCCCGCGCGCGCTGGGCGCTGCCGGTGGCCGATCTTTCCCACGGGGAGCGCAAGCAGCTGGAGCTGGCCGTGGCCCTGGCGAGCCGCCCGCGCATGCTGCTGCTGGACGAGCCGATGGCGGGGCTGGGGGCCAGCGAATCCCTGCGGATGACGGAGGTGCTGCGCCGCTTGAAGGGCCGCATCCCCATGCTGCTGGTGGAGCACGACATGGACGCCGTGTTCAGCCTCGCCGACCGCCTCTCCGTGCTGGTCTACGGCCACTGCATCGCCTGCGGCGCGCCAGAGGCGATTCGGCAGGATCCGCAGGTGCGCGCGGCCTACCTCTCCGAGGAGGAGGCGGTCTGA
- the typA gene encoding translational GTPase TypA — translation MTQNIRNVAIIAHVDHGKTTLVDNLLKQAGAFRANQQVAERAMDRNDLERERGITILAKSTAVDWKGTKINIVDTPGHADFGGEVERILSMVDGAIVLCDAAEGPLPQTKFVLTKALARGLKPIVVINKVDRQDARADEVLNEVFDLFAALGATDEQLDFHTMFASGRQGWADMSMDGPRKDLSPMFDLILSHVPAPKVDVNAPFAMNASILEADNFLGRILTGRVEQGTARVNMPVRVLRQDGTVVETGRLTKLMTFSGLDRVPVDEVQAGDIIAIAGLSDATIPDTIASPEVTEPLPAIPVDPPTLTMTFRINDGPLGGREGKKVTSRQIRDRLFKEIEGNVAIKVKVSEEVDAFEVAGRGELQLGVLIETMRREGFELTIGRPRVLTQVNPETGEKEEPYEEVLVDVDESYSGVVVEKMALRKGMMQDMRPSGGGKVRLTFEIPSRGLIGYHGEFMTDTRGTGMMNRLFIGYRPWAGSIEGRVKGSLISNSDGEAVQYALFALQERGALFVDPGVKVYVGLILGEHSRENDLDVNPIKEKKLTNIRAAGKDEALLLVPPRRMSLEQAIAYIEDDELVEVTPTAVRLRKRYLDPNERKKHARRSESEAA, via the coding sequence GTGACGCAGAACATCCGCAACGTGGCGATCATCGCCCACGTCGACCATGGCAAGACCACGCTCGTCGACAATCTCCTGAAGCAGGCCGGCGCCTTCCGCGCGAACCAGCAGGTCGCCGAGCGGGCCATGGACCGCAACGACCTGGAGCGCGAGCGCGGCATCACCATCCTCGCCAAGTCCACCGCGGTGGACTGGAAGGGGACGAAGATCAACATCGTCGACACCCCTGGCCACGCCGATTTCGGCGGCGAGGTGGAGCGCATCCTGTCCATGGTGGACGGCGCCATCGTGCTCTGCGACGCGGCCGAGGGCCCGCTGCCGCAGACGAAGTTCGTGCTGACCAAGGCGCTGGCCCGCGGCCTGAAGCCGATTGTGGTCATCAACAAGGTGGACCGCCAGGACGCGCGCGCCGACGAGGTGCTGAACGAGGTGTTCGACCTCTTCGCCGCCTTGGGCGCGACGGACGAGCAGCTGGACTTCCACACCATGTTCGCCTCCGGCCGCCAGGGCTGGGCCGACATGTCGATGGACGGGCCGCGCAAGGACCTGTCCCCGATGTTCGACCTGATCCTGAGCCACGTGCCGGCCCCGAAGGTGGACGTGAACGCCCCCTTCGCCATGAACGCCTCCATCCTTGAGGCGGACAACTTTCTCGGCCGCATCCTGACGGGCCGCGTGGAGCAGGGCACGGCGCGGGTGAACATGCCCGTGCGCGTGCTGCGCCAGGACGGCACGGTGGTGGAGACGGGGCGGCTGACGAAGCTGATGACCTTCTCCGGCCTGGACCGCGTGCCGGTGGACGAGGTGCAGGCGGGCGACATCATCGCCATCGCCGGCCTGTCCGACGCGACGATCCCCGACACCATCGCCTCCCCTGAGGTGACGGAGCCGCTGCCGGCCATCCCGGTCGATCCGCCGACGCTCACCATGACCTTCCGCATCAACGACGGTCCGCTCGGCGGCCGCGAGGGCAAGAAGGTCACGTCGCGCCAGATCCGTGATCGCCTGTTCAAGGAGATCGAGGGCAACGTCGCCATCAAGGTGAAGGTGTCCGAGGAAGTGGACGCCTTCGAGGTGGCGGGCCGCGGCGAGCTGCAGCTCGGCGTGCTGATCGAGACGATGCGGCGCGAGGGCTTCGAGCTGACCATCGGGCGCCCCCGCGTGCTGACGCAGGTGAACCCGGAGACCGGCGAGAAGGAGGAGCCCTACGAGGAGGTTCTCGTCGACGTGGACGAGAGCTACTCCGGCGTGGTCGTCGAGAAGATGGCGCTGCGCAAGGGCATGATGCAGGACATGCGGCCCTCCGGCGGCGGCAAGGTGCGCCTGACCTTCGAGATCCCGTCGCGCGGCCTGATCGGCTACCACGGCGAGTTCATGACGGACACGCGCGGCACGGGCATGATGAACCGCCTGTTCATCGGCTACCGCCCCTGGGCCGGCTCCATCGAGGGGCGCGTCAAGGGCTCCCTGATCTCCAACTCGGACGGCGAGGCGGTGCAGTACGCGCTGTTCGCCCTGCAGGAGCGCGGCGCGCTCTTCGTCGATCCTGGCGTGAAGGTCTATGTCGGCCTCATCCTCGGCGAGCACTCGCGCGAGAACGACCTCGACGTGAACCCGATCAAGGAGAAGAAGCTCACCAACATCCGGGCCGCCGGCAAGGATGAGGCGCTTCTCCTGGTTCCGCCGCGCCGCATGTCGCTGGAGCAGGCGATCGCCTACATCGAGGACGACGAGCTGGTGGAGGTGACGCCGACCGCGGTGCGGCTCCGCAAGCGCTACCTCGACCCGAACGAGCGCAAGAAGCACGCCCGCCGCTCGGAGAGCGAGGCGGCGTGA